The following proteins come from a genomic window of Rhodobacteraceae bacterium S2214:
- a CDS encoding type I secretion C-terminal target domain-containing protein — protein MEMNHEADAMHEMHAMQANGLLAPENATHTAISSGDWTDPATWSGGRVPGAEARVYIPADLEVIYNARSDDPLDTIRVDGTLSWTKTQDTKMVVETIVTGHGSRFEIGTEDSPVMPGVDAVVIFRDTPIDVASDPGQLGHGLVAFGEVDIYGASKESYLTMDGVSAGSTSVTVTGDTTNWNVGDTLLFVGTSYEGINNWTDKVLQTQDEERVITAINGNTITFDSPLSHDHMPPDGYADLDTYVANLSRNIVFASENPEGVRGHMMMHNGDTDGPDDVANIVAYAEFRDMGRTDFSIDNDDSNPLGRYSIHLHQIGAGAGEPVSEIIGNSVNGGKGWGITQHESNAIIDSNVVYDLFGAGIVSETGNEQGIWANNLVSKVVGHNERGKDNQDGLGYENNSRVIEQYDNIAANVKVGWSFIGREIFDVGTSSGDGMHRKMFERDEVQFDPSPFDVALDHQEPAITSFSGNTVLAAETGIRIYHRAFSHDSDLQSVIDDFTAWEMSGTAFDMMNYTSNYLLKDSLLIGADGAKTAFVTGVKTSAGIMNNVEVANYSTVYGVQGLAHEGMMIDVTTKNVDKLISTSHLTDIGDQYTKPIIVDSSDITPIDHVTFTPYSSADLTVTPDDLSLSIHGTTRDSLGTRVFNEYFELPYYRQISGIDAELDGGNKTYHSEFTLEEFLDLHGAVQRADGTWYSPVVNWITDRLTAEHHPVVIEIELRGFDTSLMEKYNLHNFVPPEIGNPDYDIGFGRTDEHSDADHGGHDTSDPTDPVHDPVDPTNDPTEPANDPVDDPVEEEPAVDNDPEEEPTTGNDPVVEPPVEDPADTISEPVNDVPTTDPTPDNPIIGDKDDDWMIGTPEDDYIYGDDGRDRLRGEDGDDVLDGGAGKDNIGGGSGADVFVWGMDSLGTGRDRIEDFSPEDGDVIDLTKIVAALGWDEATLSKVLKVTVSFLGTTISLKIFDEFVAIAELRDITPDQISVSAGTLRLFEEGPTGVDDGLEEPVTPIDDTPTEIDTPDPVVAEPEPVVVDVAPTPEPENTIMGSSKADWMTGTAGNDLMIGGDGNDRLRGEDGNDILKGGAGSDNLGGGLGADIFAWGPDDITDKRDRIEDFSPEEGDVIDFTEISKAYGWTAAEAEAAVSVADSYLGVIVSITIPGKGTESVAELRNMTPEQISVAAGTLRLVADETSSNSIVGTNQAEILNGTQANDIVFARAGNDVVNTGDGDDVIVGGLGADELSGGDGADTFLFMSEDVGNGRDDIQDFSVNEGDKLDFSDVLLGISAEMVDDFLQLNTSGTSSVLSIDTDGGKDSFIEVAELRDTDGLTLTDLIEADALIF, from the coding sequence ATGGAAATGAACCATGAAGCGGACGCGATGCATGAAATGCACGCGATGCAGGCAAACGGCTTGCTCGCGCCGGAAAATGCAACGCACACCGCCATTAGCTCAGGTGACTGGACAGACCCAGCGACCTGGAGCGGCGGCCGCGTACCGGGTGCAGAAGCCCGCGTTTACATTCCCGCCGACTTAGAAGTCATTTACAACGCACGTTCGGACGATCCGCTAGATACGATACGTGTGGACGGTACGTTGTCTTGGACAAAGACGCAAGATACTAAAATGGTTGTAGAAACCATCGTTACGGGGCACGGATCTCGCTTCGAAATTGGGACCGAAGACAGCCCTGTCATGCCGGGTGTCGATGCTGTCGTCATTTTCCGCGATACGCCGATTGATGTGGCATCTGATCCGGGCCAGCTTGGCCACGGGCTTGTGGCTTTCGGTGAGGTAGACATCTACGGCGCCAGTAAGGAAAGCTATCTGACGATGGATGGTGTTTCCGCTGGATCAACGTCTGTCACGGTGACCGGTGACACAACGAACTGGAACGTCGGCGACACGCTGCTGTTCGTTGGGACGTCTTACGAAGGTATCAACAACTGGACCGACAAAGTTCTTCAAACCCAAGACGAAGAGCGTGTCATCACCGCGATCAACGGCAACACGATCACGTTCGATAGCCCGCTTTCCCATGATCATATGCCACCTGATGGCTACGCTGATCTCGACACTTATGTCGCAAACTTGTCCCGTAATATTGTGTTCGCGTCCGAGAACCCTGAGGGCGTTCGCGGCCATATGATGATGCACAACGGGGACACGGACGGGCCGGATGATGTCGCGAACATTGTCGCATATGCGGAATTCCGTGACATGGGGCGTACCGATTTCTCCATCGATAACGATGATAGTAACCCATTGGGCCGTTATTCAATCCACTTGCACCAGATAGGTGCGGGTGCAGGAGAACCCGTCTCTGAGATCATTGGCAATTCGGTCAACGGCGGTAAGGGTTGGGGCATCACCCAGCATGAATCAAACGCGATCATCGACAGCAACGTCGTTTATGATCTTTTTGGCGCGGGCATTGTGTCTGAAACCGGGAATGAACAGGGCATCTGGGCCAACAATCTTGTATCGAAGGTCGTAGGTCACAACGAACGCGGCAAGGACAACCAGGATGGCCTAGGTTACGAGAACAATTCTCGCGTTATCGAACAATACGATAACATCGCCGCGAACGTAAAAGTCGGGTGGAGTTTCATCGGTCGCGAAATTTTTGATGTTGGTACCAGTTCGGGCGATGGCATGCATCGCAAGATGTTCGAACGGGATGAAGTCCAATTTGACCCGTCTCCTTTTGATGTTGCTCTCGACCACCAAGAACCAGCGATCACAAGCTTTTCGGGCAACACTGTCCTTGCTGCTGAAACCGGTATCCGCATTTATCACCGCGCTTTTTCCCACGATAGTGACCTGCAAAGCGTCATTGACGATTTCACTGCTTGGGAAATGTCTGGCACCGCGTTCGATATGATGAATTACACGTCGAATTACCTGCTAAAGGATTCACTGCTTATTGGGGCTGATGGCGCCAAGACTGCATTCGTGACAGGCGTGAAAACGTCGGCGGGCATTATGAATAACGTCGAAGTGGCCAACTATAGCACTGTCTACGGTGTGCAAGGTCTGGCCCATGAAGGCATGATGATTGATGTCACTACCAAAAATGTCGACAAGCTTATCTCGACGAGCCATCTAACGGATATCGGTGACCAATATACCAAGCCGATTATCGTCGATAGCAGTGATATCACGCCAATCGATCATGTGACTTTCACCCCGTATTCAAGCGCCGATCTGACGGTCACACCAGACGATTTAAGCCTGAGCATTCATGGTACAACGCGCGATAGCCTTGGCACACGTGTCTTCAACGAATACTTTGAATTGCCCTATTATCGGCAGATTTCGGGTATCGATGCCGAACTCGACGGTGGCAACAAGACCTATCATTCAGAATTCACGTTGGAAGAATTCCTAGATTTGCACGGCGCGGTCCAACGCGCCGATGGCACTTGGTATTCACCAGTGGTTAACTGGATCACTGACCGTCTGACAGCAGAACATCATCCCGTTGTCATCGAAATCGAACTGCGCGGTTTCGACACAAGCCTGATGGAAAAGTACAATCTTCACAACTTCGTTCCGCCGGAAATCGGCAATCCTGATTATGATATCGGGTTTGGAAGGACGGATGAACATTCAGATGCTGATCACGGCGGTCACGATACTTCTGATCCAACGGATCCCGTACACGACCCTGTGGATCCAACCAACGATCCAACGGAGCCCGCGAATGATCCTGTTGATGACCCGGTCGAGGAAGAGCCCGCTGTCGATAACGATCCTGAAGAAGAACCTACGACAGGCAATGATCCTGTAGTCGAACCGCCTGTCGAAGACCCCGCGGACACAATTAGCGAACCGGTCAACGATGTCCCAACCACGGATCCTACGCCCGACAATCCGATCATCGGTGACAAAGATGACGACTGGATGATTGGGACCCCGGAAGACGATTACATCTATGGCGATGATGGCCGTGACCGACTGCGTGGTGAAGACGGTGATGACGTGCTCGATGGTGGTGCAGGTAAAGACAATATCGGCGGCGGGTCCGGCGCGGATGTTTTTGTTTGGGGAATGGACAGTCTGGGGACCGGTCGCGACCGCATCGAAGATTTCTCGCCTGAAGACGGTGATGTCATCGATCTTACTAAAATAGTAGCAGCGCTAGGCTGGGACGAAGCAACTTTGTCGAAAGTACTGAAAGTTACAGTCAGTTTCCTTGGCACTACGATTTCGCTCAAGATTTTCGATGAGTTTGTGGCGATTGCCGAACTGCGGGACATAACACCTGATCAGATTTCTGTTTCTGCCGGCACCCTGCGACTGTTCGAAGAAGGACCCACTGGAGTGGATGACGGTTTGGAGGAGCCGGTCACGCCTATCGACGACACCCCAACAGAAATCGACACCCCTGATCCAGTCGTTGCTGAACCCGAACCCGTTGTTGTTGACGTTGCACCGACACCAGAGCCGGAAAACACGATTATGGGGTCATCCAAAGCTGATTGGATGACTGGCACTGCCGGAAATGACTTGATGATCGGAGGCGATGGTAATGATCGCCTTCGCGGTGAGGACGGCAACGACATCCTTAAAGGTGGTGCAGGTTCAGACAATCTTGGCGGTGGATTAGGCGCAGATATCTTTGCTTGGGGACCAGACGACATTACTGACAAACGTGACCGGATCGAAGATTTTTCTCCTGAAGAGGGTGACGTCATTGATTTCACAGAGATTTCCAAAGCTTACGGCTGGACCGCCGCAGAGGCGGAAGCAGCTGTATCGGTCGCGGATAGTTATCTTGGCGTTATTGTCTCGATTACAATTCCTGGCAAAGGCACCGAGTCTGTTGCTGAACTGCGGAACATGACGCCCGAACAAATCTCGGTCGCAGCGGGTACGTTACGACTTGTGGCCGACGAAACTTCGTCAAACAGCATCGTTGGGACTAACCAAGCGGAAATACTCAACGGAACTCAGGCTAACGATATCGTGTTTGCTCGTGCAGGTAATGATGTTGTGAATACCGGTGATGGCGATGACGTTATCGTCGGTGGTTTGGGTGCGGACGAACTATCGGGTGGCGATGGTGCGGATACGTTCCTGTTCATGTCAGAAGATGTCGGCAATGGCCGCGATGACATTCAGGATTTTTCCGTAAACGAGGGTGATAAGCTGGACTTTTCAGATGTGTTGCTGGGTATCAGTGCAGAGATGGTGGACGATTTCCTGCAATTGAATACGAGCGGCACGTCTTCTGTACTGTCGATTGATACCGACGGCGGGAAAGACAGCTTCATCGAAGTCGCAGAATTGCGCGATACTGATGGGCTGACATTGACCGATCTTATCGAGGCTGATGCTCTAATTTTCTAA
- a CDS encoding glycosyltransferase family 2 protein, with protein MTHSNRGSGATDTCVPAEKVLVAIPALNEASHIRECLESLLSDPWIAGTRVVVADGGSTDDTCAIVTAMIADHAALSIIQNPARLQAAAINKVVRECSDQNTEFVIRCDAHAIYPQRYVARVAQALSDLPEAASIVTPMDAVGTGCFQRAAAWVADTPLGSGGSAHRGGQRSGWVDHGHHAGFRVDWFRRIGGYDESFSHNEDAEFDRRLTKAGGRIRLDADIRLDYSMRPTLLTLTKQYWFYGRGRARTVTKHRMRPRIRQFIPAVNFAVLALSLIATPVFPLLLFFPAAYLVLLVAVSAIATVRLRTLCGLWAGAALGAMHNAWGAGFLWQMILGNRVQR; from the coding sequence ATGACCCATAGTAACCGGGGTTCAGGAGCGACTGATACTTGTGTTCCCGCCGAAAAAGTTCTGGTGGCGATCCCTGCCCTTAACGAAGCGTCCCACATTCGCGAATGCCTTGAATCATTGCTTTCTGATCCTTGGATCGCTGGCACCCGTGTCGTCGTAGCAGATGGCGGCAGCACGGACGATACGTGTGCCATTGTGACCGCAATGATTGCGGATCATGCAGCGCTATCTATTATCCAAAATCCCGCCCGTTTACAGGCAGCAGCTATTAACAAGGTTGTGCGGGAATGTTCAGATCAAAACACCGAATTCGTCATTCGTTGTGATGCCCACGCGATCTATCCGCAGCGCTATGTGGCGCGGGTGGCGCAAGCCCTGAGCGATTTACCTGAGGCGGCATCGATCGTCACACCAATGGATGCTGTGGGAACAGGTTGCTTTCAACGCGCAGCTGCATGGGTCGCCGACACGCCACTTGGATCGGGTGGGTCCGCTCATCGGGGCGGACAACGCAGCGGTTGGGTTGATCATGGTCATCATGCCGGTTTCCGCGTCGACTGGTTCCGGCGGATCGGCGGTTACGATGAAAGCTTCAGTCATAACGAAGACGCGGAATTTGATCGTCGACTGACGAAGGCCGGAGGTCGGATCAGATTGGATGCCGACATTCGGCTCGACTATAGTATGCGGCCGACGCTGCTTACACTCACCAAGCAATACTGGTTTTACGGTCGTGGCCGCGCACGTACTGTCACCAAACATCGCATGCGGCCACGAATTCGCCAGTTTATTCCTGCAGTGAACTTTGCCGTTTTGGCGCTTTCGCTTATTGCGACGCCTGTCTTTCCGCTGTTGTTGTTCTTTCCAGCAGCTTACCTTGTTTTACTCGTCGCCGTTTCAGCGATCGCCACGGTGCGCCTGAGAACGCTTTGCGGGCTTTGGGCCGGCGCTGCTCTTGGTGCGATGCACAATGCCTGGGGTGCTGGATTCTTGTGGCAAATGATCTTAGGCAATCGCGTGCAACGATGA
- a CDS encoding glycosyltransferase, with translation MNTLVNILLCTFRRPEVVRTLESLATMDLAADVLVRVVIADNDDTPSARDVVAAVTDDLPWPVHYLHAPARNISIARNACLDAVDAGADFICFLDDDEWVVPDWLTQLLATANHTEADAVFGPVIASYDDTAPSWIKAGDYHSSYPVRRNGQVETGISGNVLLRWGADVPWKNERFDLARGRSGGEDTEFFFRLRRAGAHFEICDAARAWESVPDARLSLTWLARRRYRMGQSYAASATTNVARAKLALSACLKAGYCGIMTVFNAPIRARRFRWLLRGMLHVGVCAGCLSLRQSEHYGGSP, from the coding sequence ATGAACACATTGGTGAATATCCTCCTTTGCACTTTCCGCCGACCAGAGGTCGTGCGCACACTTGAATCTTTAGCGACTATGGATTTGGCAGCCGACGTCTTGGTTCGCGTCGTAATTGCAGACAATGACGACACCCCAAGTGCGCGGGATGTCGTGGCGGCTGTCACCGACGATCTGCCGTGGCCTGTTCACTACCTTCATGCGCCGGCCCGCAATATTTCGATTGCGCGCAACGCTTGTCTTGATGCTGTTGATGCGGGCGCGGATTTTATTTGCTTTTTGGACGATGATGAATGGGTCGTACCCGATTGGTTGACGCAGCTTTTAGCGACGGCCAATCACACAGAAGCAGATGCCGTTTTTGGGCCAGTCATCGCATCCTACGACGACACCGCGCCAAGCTGGATCAAAGCGGGTGACTACCATTCTAGTTATCCAGTGCGACGGAACGGGCAGGTCGAAACAGGCATTAGCGGAAATGTGCTTTTGCGATGGGGTGCTGACGTACCGTGGAAGAACGAACGATTTGATCTCGCGCGGGGACGCTCTGGCGGTGAAGACACCGAATTCTTCTTTCGTCTGCGCCGTGCCGGCGCACATTTTGAAATCTGCGATGCCGCCCGCGCGTGGGAAAGCGTCCCTGATGCAAGGCTCAGCCTAACGTGGCTTGCACGCCGACGCTATCGTATGGGGCAAAGCTACGCAGCTTCTGCCACAACTAACGTTGCTCGGGCGAAGCTCGCGCTTTCCGCATGTTTAAAGGCAGGATATTGCGGAATAATGACCGTTTTTAACGCGCCTATTCGCGCGCGACGTTTCCGCTGGTTGTTGCGCGGTATGCTGCACGTTGGAGTGTGTGCAGGCTGCTTGTCGCTGCGCCAAAGCGAACATTATGGCGGATCGCCTTAG